The candidate division Zixibacteria bacterium HGW-Zixibacteria-1 DNA segment AACTGCCCTCGATTACAATATCCTGATCTTTCAGCCGCACTTTTTCGATGACCAGCGGCTCTTCACCGGTCAATTTTGTCAATTCGCGCCATTCTTTGGCCATAAAGCCTCCAATTTGATTTATCTGACATTTTCTACGTCGCTTTATTCATATTGTTTCATACGATATTAAAATAATTAATATTTATAGCCTGTCAAGTTAATTTTATTAATATAATAGTGATTATTTATTGATTTTTATAGCAAGGAAACAGTAAATTGACTTATTAAATTGAAATATAACGACTTATGCGCAAGAATGGCAATTTCCGGACTTTCCGGGTTTCCTGCCGATAAGATTTTCCCGATTAACCGGCGTTCTCAATGTTATGATCATTCTGGGTGTTCGGCTCCATGGCGTGGATATTCTATAAGAGTGGGTTTTAAAAGAGATGTCTCTATAGTTCGGTGCCCCATCCGCCCCGGCGGGCCGTGCAAAAATGTCATTCCCGCCCCGGCGGGAAGGTGGATTCACATTTGAAGTGCAACAATTGCTCTAAAAATACTTCAGACGGTGTTTGAAAGTCCAGACATTTTCTCGGAGTATTATTATAG contains these protein-coding regions:
- a CDS encoding IS30 family transposase; this translates as YNNTPRKCLDFQTPSEVFLEQLLHFKCESTFPPGRE